Proteins encoded together in one Coffea arabica cultivar ET-39 chromosome 2c, Coffea Arabica ET-39 HiFi, whole genome shotgun sequence window:
- the LOC140035186 gene encoding uncharacterized protein isoform X1, with the protein MLFHFFIRRWILSFGFMASVFYLRFLLFYPAIGVRRITRWILCPFPGISSLLPSNWRYLINAPSFFPRALPEIFSFLPSNWRRITRWILCPFPGISSLLPSNWRYLINAPSFFPRALPEIFSFLPSNWRRITRWILSFGFMASVLYLGFLLFCPAIGGISLMHPRFSHVLYLRFFLFYPAIGGMATAAASTVSFVPELGAIPCEPFDASSAVAAAPKLLRISNVSESTRGWMTLVHVVEADRVKVASHGSISKSFRLFRFGDSQGIKVSAIVYDDNVPCVDGLLLPFRKYYISNAEIRRLAELPPDCFYPFYWVINSDTSIREATDVGLPVLPFYFGLRSYDSLHFVADTNNLINIMGVVVNSLPARDVYVEGILRRERDIIIVDQGKRPIILTLFGDYESIEGRAIENLMHAMPIIIAIRVRVTTKKCLSLSIHPSSIVLVCPDVLEAKLLDAWCTDNISELVRLVFDERAYLDPTVLLPPVRDLTVTTIADVLSCDPFDWGNAWIKGHVEVAWPCARSWHMACPHCYELYDYATTLGTLCLSCGLGIYAFPRAWIRLTVHDDTGYVNVIALGAEAERLIGVSAVYMYASTDDENFALYCRVSRQIKRSKLLLYIKRSTDVIRTETTTRYTVVACYPA; encoded by the exons atgcttttccatttttttattaGACGATGGATTTTATCCTTTGGATTTATGGCCTCCGTCTTTTAcctgagatttcttctcttctaCCCAGCAATTGGAG TAAGGCGTATTACACGATGGATTTTATGTCCTTTTCCTGGGATTTCTTCTCTTCTGCCCAGCAATTGGAGGTATCTCATTAATGCACCCTCGTTTTTCCCACGTGCTTTACCtgagattttttcttttctacccAGCAATTGGAG GCGTATTACACGATGGATTTTATGTCCTTTTCCTGGGATTTCTTCTCTTCTGCCCAGCAATTGGAGGTATCTCATTAATGCACCCTCGTTTTTCCCACGTGCTTTACCtgagattttttcttttctacccAGCAATTGGAG GCGTATTACACGATGGATTTTATCCTTTGGATTTATGGCCTCCGTCCTTTACCTGGGATTTCTTCTCTTCTGCCCAGCAATTGGAGGTATCTCATTAATGCACCCTCGTTTTTCCCACGTGCTTTACCtgagattttttcttttctacccAGCAATTGGAG GAATGGCAACTGCTGCTGCTTCCACTGTTAGTTTTGTACCCGAGCTTGGTGCCATTCCATGTGAGCCTTTTGACGCATCTTCAG CCGTTGCTGCTGCGCCTAAGCTTCTTCGCATATCAAATGTCTCTGAATCTACACGTGGTTGGATGACCTTGGTTCATGTTGTTGAGGCTGATCGTGTCAAGGTTGCTAGCCATGGATCGATTTCGAAGTCGTTCCGTTTATTTCGGTTTGGCGATTCGCAG GGTATTAAAGTGTCTGCCATTGTTTATGATGACAACGTTCCTTGTGTGGATGGGCTTCTTCTTCCATTTAGGAAGTATTATATATCGAATGCTGAGATCCGCCGGCTTGCCGAGCTCCCCCCAGATTGTTTTTATCCCTTTTACTGGGTGATTAATTCTGATACTTCTATTAGAGAGGCTACTGATGTTGGGCTTCCTGTTCTGCCTTTTTATTTTGGCCTGCGCTCTTACGATTCTTTGCACTTTGTTGCTGACACTAATAACCTCATAA ATATCATGGGGGTGGTGGTTAATTCTTTGCCTGCACGGGACGTTTATGTGGAAGGAATCCTTCGCCGTGAGAGAGATATTATTATAGTTGACCAGGG GAAGCGTCCCATCATCTTGACCCTATTTGGTGACTATGAATCTATTGAGGGGCGAGCTATCGAAAATTTAATGCATGCTATGCCTATTATCATTGCTATCAGGGTTAGGGTGACTACAAAAAAAT GTTTGTCTTTGTCGATTCATCCCTCATCTATTGTTCTTGTTTGTCCTGATGTTTTGGAGGCAAAGTTGCTTGAtgcttg GTGTACTGATAACATTTCTGAGTTGGTTCGTTTGGTTTTTGACGAGCGCGCTTACTTGGACCCTACTGTCTTGCTCCCCCCTGTTCGTGATCTCACTGTTACTACCATTGCCGATGTTCTGTCCTGTGACCCCTTC GATTGGGGAAATGCGTGGATTAAGGGCCATGTTGAGGTTGCTTGGCCTTGTGCTCGCTCTTGGCATATGGCATGTCCCCATTGTTATGAACTCTATGATTATGCTACAACCCTTGGAACTCTATGTCTTTCTTGTGGCCTGGGAATATATGCTTTCCCTAG AGCATGGATTAGGCTTACTGTTCATGATGATACTGGGTATGTGAATGTTATTGCGCTGGGCGCTGAAGCTGAGAGGCTAATTGGTGTTAGTGCCGTTTACATGTATGCGTCTACTGATGATGAG AATTTTGCGTTGTACTGCCGTGTGTCTCGGCAAATTAAACGCTCAAAGCTCTTGCTCTACATTAAGCGTTCTACTGATGTGATCAGAACAGAGACCACAACTAGATACACTGTTGTTGCCTGCTACCCAGCTTAG
- the LOC140035186 gene encoding replication protein A 70 kDa DNA-binding subunit B-like isoform X4, protein MLFHFFIRRWILSFGFMASVFYLRFLLFYPAIGVRRITRWILCPFPGISSLLPSNWRYLINAPSFFPRALPEIFSFLPSNWRRITRWILCPFPGISSLLPSNWRYLINAPSFFPRALPEIFSFLPSNWRRITRWILSFGFMASVLYLGFLLFCPAIGGMATAAASTVSFVPELGAIPCEPFDASSAVAAAPKLLRISNVSESTRGWMTLVHVVEADRVKVASHGSISKSFRLFRFGDSQGIKVSAIVYDDNVPCVDGLLLPFRKYYISNAEIRRLAELPPDCFYPFYWVINSDTSIREATDVGLPVLPFYFGLRSYDSLHFVADTNNLINIMGVVVNSLPARDVYVEGILRRERDIIIVDQGKRPIILTLFGDYESIEGRAIENLMHAMPIIIAIRVRVTTKKCLSLSIHPSSIVLVCPDVLEAKLLDAWCTDNISELVRLVFDERAYLDPTVLLPPVRDLTVTTIADVLSCDPFDWGNAWIKGHVEVAWPCARSWHMACPHCYELYDYATTLGTLCLSCGLGIYAFPRAWIRLTVHDDTGYVNVIALGAEAERLIGVSAVYMYASTDDENFALYCRVSRQIKRSKLLLYIKRSTDVIRTETTTRYTVVACYPA, encoded by the exons atgcttttccatttttttattaGACGATGGATTTTATCCTTTGGATTTATGGCCTCCGTCTTTTAcctgagatttcttctcttctaCCCAGCAATTGGAG TAAGGCGTATTACACGATGGATTTTATGTCCTTTTCCTGGGATTTCTTCTCTTCTGCCCAGCAATTGGAGGTATCTCATTAATGCACCCTCGTTTTTCCCACGTGCTTTACCtgagattttttcttttctacccAGCAATTGGAG GCGTATTACACGATGGATTTTATGTCCTTTTCCTGGGATTTCTTCTCTTCTGCCCAGCAATTGGAGGTATCTCATTAATGCACCCTCGTTTTTCCCACGTGCTTTACCtgagattttttcttttctacccAGCAATTGGAG GCGTATTACACGATGGATTTTATCCTTTGGATTTATGGCCTCCGTCCTTTACCTGGGATTTCTTCTCTTCTGCCCAGCAATTGGAG GAATGGCAACTGCTGCTGCTTCCACTGTTAGTTTTGTACCCGAGCTTGGTGCCATTCCATGTGAGCCTTTTGACGCATCTTCAG CCGTTGCTGCTGCGCCTAAGCTTCTTCGCATATCAAATGTCTCTGAATCTACACGTGGTTGGATGACCTTGGTTCATGTTGTTGAGGCTGATCGTGTCAAGGTTGCTAGCCATGGATCGATTTCGAAGTCGTTCCGTTTATTTCGGTTTGGCGATTCGCAG GGTATTAAAGTGTCTGCCATTGTTTATGATGACAACGTTCCTTGTGTGGATGGGCTTCTTCTTCCATTTAGGAAGTATTATATATCGAATGCTGAGATCCGCCGGCTTGCCGAGCTCCCCCCAGATTGTTTTTATCCCTTTTACTGGGTGATTAATTCTGATACTTCTATTAGAGAGGCTACTGATGTTGGGCTTCCTGTTCTGCCTTTTTATTTTGGCCTGCGCTCTTACGATTCTTTGCACTTTGTTGCTGACACTAATAACCTCATAA ATATCATGGGGGTGGTGGTTAATTCTTTGCCTGCACGGGACGTTTATGTGGAAGGAATCCTTCGCCGTGAGAGAGATATTATTATAGTTGACCAGGG GAAGCGTCCCATCATCTTGACCCTATTTGGTGACTATGAATCTATTGAGGGGCGAGCTATCGAAAATTTAATGCATGCTATGCCTATTATCATTGCTATCAGGGTTAGGGTGACTACAAAAAAAT GTTTGTCTTTGTCGATTCATCCCTCATCTATTGTTCTTGTTTGTCCTGATGTTTTGGAGGCAAAGTTGCTTGAtgcttg GTGTACTGATAACATTTCTGAGTTGGTTCGTTTGGTTTTTGACGAGCGCGCTTACTTGGACCCTACTGTCTTGCTCCCCCCTGTTCGTGATCTCACTGTTACTACCATTGCCGATGTTCTGTCCTGTGACCCCTTC GATTGGGGAAATGCGTGGATTAAGGGCCATGTTGAGGTTGCTTGGCCTTGTGCTCGCTCTTGGCATATGGCATGTCCCCATTGTTATGAACTCTATGATTATGCTACAACCCTTGGAACTCTATGTCTTTCTTGTGGCCTGGGAATATATGCTTTCCCTAG AGCATGGATTAGGCTTACTGTTCATGATGATACTGGGTATGTGAATGTTATTGCGCTGGGCGCTGAAGCTGAGAGGCTAATTGGTGTTAGTGCCGTTTACATGTATGCGTCTACTGATGATGAG AATTTTGCGTTGTACTGCCGTGTGTCTCGGCAAATTAAACGCTCAAAGCTCTTGCTCTACATTAAGCGTTCTACTGATGTGATCAGAACAGAGACCACAACTAGATACACTGTTGTTGCCTGCTACCCAGCTTAG
- the LOC140035186 gene encoding replication protein A 70 kDa DNA-binding subunit B-like isoform X5, whose product MLFHFFIRRWILSFGFMASVFYLRFLLFYPAIGVRRITRWILCPFPGISSLLPSNWRYLINAPSFFPRALPEIFSFLPSNWRRITRWILCPFPGISSLLPSNWRYLINAPSFFPRALPEIFSFLPSNWRRITRWILSFGFMASVLYLGFLLFCPAIGGISLMHPRFSHVLYLRFFLFYPAIGGMATAAASTVSFVPELGAIPCEPFDASSAVAAAPKLLRISNVSESTRGWMTLVHVVEADRVKVASHGSISKSFRLFRFGDSQGIKVSAIVYDDNVPCVDGLLLPFRKYYISNAEIRRLAELPPDCFYPFYWVINSDTSIREATDVGLPVLPFYFGLRSYDSLHFVADTNNLINIMGVVVNSLPARDVYVEGILRRERDIIIVDQGKRPIILTLFGDYESIEGRAIENLMHAMPIIIAIRVRVTTKKCLSLSIHPSSIVLVCPDVLEAKLLDAWCTDNISELVRLVFDERAYLDPTVLLPPVRDLTVTTIADVLSCDPFDWGNAWIKGHVEVAWPCARSWHMACPHCYELYDYATTLGTLCLSCGLGIYAFPRAWIRLTVHDDTGYVNVIALGAEAERLIGVSAVYMYASTDDEFLTEFCVVLPCVSAN is encoded by the exons atgcttttccatttttttattaGACGATGGATTTTATCCTTTGGATTTATGGCCTCCGTCTTTTAcctgagatttcttctcttctaCCCAGCAATTGGAG TAAGGCGTATTACACGATGGATTTTATGTCCTTTTCCTGGGATTTCTTCTCTTCTGCCCAGCAATTGGAGGTATCTCATTAATGCACCCTCGTTTTTCCCACGTGCTTTACCtgagattttttcttttctacccAGCAATTGGAG GCGTATTACACGATGGATTTTATGTCCTTTTCCTGGGATTTCTTCTCTTCTGCCCAGCAATTGGAGGTATCTCATTAATGCACCCTCGTTTTTCCCACGTGCTTTACCtgagattttttcttttctacccAGCAATTGGAG GCGTATTACACGATGGATTTTATCCTTTGGATTTATGGCCTCCGTCCTTTACCTGGGATTTCTTCTCTTCTGCCCAGCAATTGGAGGTATCTCATTAATGCACCCTCGTTTTTCCCACGTGCTTTACCtgagattttttcttttctacccAGCAATTGGAG GAATGGCAACTGCTGCTGCTTCCACTGTTAGTTTTGTACCCGAGCTTGGTGCCATTCCATGTGAGCCTTTTGACGCATCTTCAG CCGTTGCTGCTGCGCCTAAGCTTCTTCGCATATCAAATGTCTCTGAATCTACACGTGGTTGGATGACCTTGGTTCATGTTGTTGAGGCTGATCGTGTCAAGGTTGCTAGCCATGGATCGATTTCGAAGTCGTTCCGTTTATTTCGGTTTGGCGATTCGCAG GGTATTAAAGTGTCTGCCATTGTTTATGATGACAACGTTCCTTGTGTGGATGGGCTTCTTCTTCCATTTAGGAAGTATTATATATCGAATGCTGAGATCCGCCGGCTTGCCGAGCTCCCCCCAGATTGTTTTTATCCCTTTTACTGGGTGATTAATTCTGATACTTCTATTAGAGAGGCTACTGATGTTGGGCTTCCTGTTCTGCCTTTTTATTTTGGCCTGCGCTCTTACGATTCTTTGCACTTTGTTGCTGACACTAATAACCTCATAA ATATCATGGGGGTGGTGGTTAATTCTTTGCCTGCACGGGACGTTTATGTGGAAGGAATCCTTCGCCGTGAGAGAGATATTATTATAGTTGACCAGGG GAAGCGTCCCATCATCTTGACCCTATTTGGTGACTATGAATCTATTGAGGGGCGAGCTATCGAAAATTTAATGCATGCTATGCCTATTATCATTGCTATCAGGGTTAGGGTGACTACAAAAAAAT GTTTGTCTTTGTCGATTCATCCCTCATCTATTGTTCTTGTTTGTCCTGATGTTTTGGAGGCAAAGTTGCTTGAtgcttg GTGTACTGATAACATTTCTGAGTTGGTTCGTTTGGTTTTTGACGAGCGCGCTTACTTGGACCCTACTGTCTTGCTCCCCCCTGTTCGTGATCTCACTGTTACTACCATTGCCGATGTTCTGTCCTGTGACCCCTTC GATTGGGGAAATGCGTGGATTAAGGGCCATGTTGAGGTTGCTTGGCCTTGTGCTCGCTCTTGGCATATGGCATGTCCCCATTGTTATGAACTCTATGATTATGCTACAACCCTTGGAACTCTATGTCTTTCTTGTGGCCTGGGAATATATGCTTTCCCTAG AGCATGGATTAGGCTTACTGTTCATGATGATACTGGGTATGTGAATGTTATTGCGCTGGGCGCTGAAGCTGAGAGGCTAATTGGTGTTAGTGCCGTTTACATGTATGCGTCTACTGATGATGAG TTTCTTACAGAATTTTGCGTTGTACTGCCGTGTGTCTCGGCAAATTAA
- the LOC140035186 gene encoding replication protein A 70 kDa DNA-binding subunit D-like isoform X2: MLFHFFIRRWILSFGFMASVFYLRFLLFYPAIGVRRITRWILCPFPGISSLLPSNWRYLINAPSFFPRALPEIFSFLPSNWRRITRWILCPFPGISSLLPSNWRYLINAPSFFPRALPEIFSFLPSNWRRITRWILSFGFMASVLYLGFLLFCPAIGGISLMHPRFSHVLYLRFFLFYPAIGGMATAAASTVSFVPELGAIPSVAAAPKLLRISNVSESTRGWMTLVHVVEADRVKVASHGSISKSFRLFRFGDSQGIKVSAIVYDDNVPCVDGLLLPFRKYYISNAEIRRLAELPPDCFYPFYWVINSDTSIREATDVGLPVLPFYFGLRSYDSLHFVADTNNLINIMGVVVNSLPARDVYVEGILRRERDIIIVDQGKRPIILTLFGDYESIEGRAIENLMHAMPIIIAIRVRVTTKKCLSLSIHPSSIVLVCPDVLEAKLLDAWCTDNISELVRLVFDERAYLDPTVLLPPVRDLTVTTIADVLSCDPFDWGNAWIKGHVEVAWPCARSWHMACPHCYELYDYATTLGTLCLSCGLGIYAFPRAWIRLTVHDDTGYVNVIALGAEAERLIGVSAVYMYASTDDENFALYCRVSRQIKRSKLLLYIKRSTDVIRTETTTRYTVVACYPA, from the exons atgcttttccatttttttattaGACGATGGATTTTATCCTTTGGATTTATGGCCTCCGTCTTTTAcctgagatttcttctcttctaCCCAGCAATTGGAG TAAGGCGTATTACACGATGGATTTTATGTCCTTTTCCTGGGATTTCTTCTCTTCTGCCCAGCAATTGGAGGTATCTCATTAATGCACCCTCGTTTTTCCCACGTGCTTTACCtgagattttttcttttctacccAGCAATTGGAG GCGTATTACACGATGGATTTTATGTCCTTTTCCTGGGATTTCTTCTCTTCTGCCCAGCAATTGGAGGTATCTCATTAATGCACCCTCGTTTTTCCCACGTGCTTTACCtgagattttttcttttctacccAGCAATTGGAG GCGTATTACACGATGGATTTTATCCTTTGGATTTATGGCCTCCGTCCTTTACCTGGGATTTCTTCTCTTCTGCCCAGCAATTGGAGGTATCTCATTAATGCACCCTCGTTTTTCCCACGTGCTTTACCtgagattttttcttttctacccAGCAATTGGAG GAATGGCAACTGCTGCTGCTTCCACTGTTAGTTTTGTACCCGAGCTTGGTGCCATTCCAT CCGTTGCTGCTGCGCCTAAGCTTCTTCGCATATCAAATGTCTCTGAATCTACACGTGGTTGGATGACCTTGGTTCATGTTGTTGAGGCTGATCGTGTCAAGGTTGCTAGCCATGGATCGATTTCGAAGTCGTTCCGTTTATTTCGGTTTGGCGATTCGCAG GGTATTAAAGTGTCTGCCATTGTTTATGATGACAACGTTCCTTGTGTGGATGGGCTTCTTCTTCCATTTAGGAAGTATTATATATCGAATGCTGAGATCCGCCGGCTTGCCGAGCTCCCCCCAGATTGTTTTTATCCCTTTTACTGGGTGATTAATTCTGATACTTCTATTAGAGAGGCTACTGATGTTGGGCTTCCTGTTCTGCCTTTTTATTTTGGCCTGCGCTCTTACGATTCTTTGCACTTTGTTGCTGACACTAATAACCTCATAA ATATCATGGGGGTGGTGGTTAATTCTTTGCCTGCACGGGACGTTTATGTGGAAGGAATCCTTCGCCGTGAGAGAGATATTATTATAGTTGACCAGGG GAAGCGTCCCATCATCTTGACCCTATTTGGTGACTATGAATCTATTGAGGGGCGAGCTATCGAAAATTTAATGCATGCTATGCCTATTATCATTGCTATCAGGGTTAGGGTGACTACAAAAAAAT GTTTGTCTTTGTCGATTCATCCCTCATCTATTGTTCTTGTTTGTCCTGATGTTTTGGAGGCAAAGTTGCTTGAtgcttg GTGTACTGATAACATTTCTGAGTTGGTTCGTTTGGTTTTTGACGAGCGCGCTTACTTGGACCCTACTGTCTTGCTCCCCCCTGTTCGTGATCTCACTGTTACTACCATTGCCGATGTTCTGTCCTGTGACCCCTTC GATTGGGGAAATGCGTGGATTAAGGGCCATGTTGAGGTTGCTTGGCCTTGTGCTCGCTCTTGGCATATGGCATGTCCCCATTGTTATGAACTCTATGATTATGCTACAACCCTTGGAACTCTATGTCTTTCTTGTGGCCTGGGAATATATGCTTTCCCTAG AGCATGGATTAGGCTTACTGTTCATGATGATACTGGGTATGTGAATGTTATTGCGCTGGGCGCTGAAGCTGAGAGGCTAATTGGTGTTAGTGCCGTTTACATGTATGCGTCTACTGATGATGAG AATTTTGCGTTGTACTGCCGTGTGTCTCGGCAAATTAAACGCTCAAAGCTCTTGCTCTACATTAAGCGTTCTACTGATGTGATCAGAACAGAGACCACAACTAGATACACTGTTGTTGCCTGCTACCCAGCTTAG
- the LOC140035186 gene encoding replication protein A 70 kDa DNA-binding subunit B-like isoform X8: MLFHFFIRRWILSFGFMASVFYLRFLLFYPAIGGMATAAASTVSFVPELGAIPSVAAAPKLLRISNVSESTRGWMTLVHVVEADRVKVASHGSISKSFRLFRFGDSQGIKVSAIVYDDNVPCVDGLLLPFRKYYISNAEIRRLAELPPDCFYPFYWVINSDTSIREATDVGLPVLPFYFGLRSYDSLHFVADTNNLINIMGVVVNSLPARDVYVEGILRRERDIIIVDQGKRPIILTLFGDYESIEGRAIENLMHAMPIIIAIRVRVTTKKCLSLSIHPSSIVLVCPDVLEAKLLDAWCTDNISELVRLVFDERAYLDPTVLLPPVRDLTVTTIADVLSCDPFDWGNAWIKGHVEVAWPCARSWHMACPHCYELYDYATTLGTLCLSCGLGIYAFPRAWIRLTVHDDTGYVNVIALGAEAERLIGVSAVYMYASTDDENFALYCRVSRQIKRSKLLLYIKRSTDVIRTETTTRYTVVACYPA; this comes from the exons atgcttttccatttttttattaGACGATGGATTTTATCCTTTGGATTTATGGCCTCCGTCTTTTAcctgagatttcttctcttctaCCCAGCAATTGGAG GAATGGCAACTGCTGCTGCTTCCACTGTTAGTTTTGTACCCGAGCTTGGTGCCATTCCAT CCGTTGCTGCTGCGCCTAAGCTTCTTCGCATATCAAATGTCTCTGAATCTACACGTGGTTGGATGACCTTGGTTCATGTTGTTGAGGCTGATCGTGTCAAGGTTGCTAGCCATGGATCGATTTCGAAGTCGTTCCGTTTATTTCGGTTTGGCGATTCGCAG GGTATTAAAGTGTCTGCCATTGTTTATGATGACAACGTTCCTTGTGTGGATGGGCTTCTTCTTCCATTTAGGAAGTATTATATATCGAATGCTGAGATCCGCCGGCTTGCCGAGCTCCCCCCAGATTGTTTTTATCCCTTTTACTGGGTGATTAATTCTGATACTTCTATTAGAGAGGCTACTGATGTTGGGCTTCCTGTTCTGCCTTTTTATTTTGGCCTGCGCTCTTACGATTCTTTGCACTTTGTTGCTGACACTAATAACCTCATAA ATATCATGGGGGTGGTGGTTAATTCTTTGCCTGCACGGGACGTTTATGTGGAAGGAATCCTTCGCCGTGAGAGAGATATTATTATAGTTGACCAGGG GAAGCGTCCCATCATCTTGACCCTATTTGGTGACTATGAATCTATTGAGGGGCGAGCTATCGAAAATTTAATGCATGCTATGCCTATTATCATTGCTATCAGGGTTAGGGTGACTACAAAAAAAT GTTTGTCTTTGTCGATTCATCCCTCATCTATTGTTCTTGTTTGTCCTGATGTTTTGGAGGCAAAGTTGCTTGAtgcttg GTGTACTGATAACATTTCTGAGTTGGTTCGTTTGGTTTTTGACGAGCGCGCTTACTTGGACCCTACTGTCTTGCTCCCCCCTGTTCGTGATCTCACTGTTACTACCATTGCCGATGTTCTGTCCTGTGACCCCTTC GATTGGGGAAATGCGTGGATTAAGGGCCATGTTGAGGTTGCTTGGCCTTGTGCTCGCTCTTGGCATATGGCATGTCCCCATTGTTATGAACTCTATGATTATGCTACAACCCTTGGAACTCTATGTCTTTCTTGTGGCCTGGGAATATATGCTTTCCCTAG AGCATGGATTAGGCTTACTGTTCATGATGATACTGGGTATGTGAATGTTATTGCGCTGGGCGCTGAAGCTGAGAGGCTAATTGGTGTTAGTGCCGTTTACATGTATGCGTCTACTGATGATGAG AATTTTGCGTTGTACTGCCGTGTGTCTCGGCAAATTAAACGCTCAAAGCTCTTGCTCTACATTAAGCGTTCTACTGATGTGATCAGAACAGAGACCACAACTAGATACACTGTTGTTGCCTGCTACCCAGCTTAG
- the LOC140035186 gene encoding replication protein A 70 kDa DNA-binding subunit B-like isoform X7, whose product MLFHFFIRRWILSFGFMASVFYLRFLLFYPAIGGMATAAASTVSFVPELGAIPCEPFDASSAVAAAPKLLRISNVSESTRGWMTLVHVVEADRVKVASHGSISKSFRLFRFGDSQGIKVSAIVYDDNVPCVDGLLLPFRKYYISNAEIRRLAELPPDCFYPFYWVINSDTSIREATDVGLPVLPFYFGLRSYDSLHFVADTNNLINIMGVVVNSLPARDVYVEGILRRERDIIIVDQGKRPIILTLFGDYESIEGRAIENLMHAMPIIIAIRVRVTTKKCLSLSIHPSSIVLVCPDVLEAKLLDAWCTDNISELVRLVFDERAYLDPTVLLPPVRDLTVTTIADVLSCDPFDWGNAWIKGHVEVAWPCARSWHMACPHCYELYDYATTLGTLCLSCGLGIYAFPRAWIRLTVHDDTGYVNVIALGAEAERLIGVSAVYMYASTDDENFALYCRVSRQIKRSKLLLYIKRSTDVIRTETTTRYTVVACYPA is encoded by the exons atgcttttccatttttttattaGACGATGGATTTTATCCTTTGGATTTATGGCCTCCGTCTTTTAcctgagatttcttctcttctaCCCAGCAATTGGAG GAATGGCAACTGCTGCTGCTTCCACTGTTAGTTTTGTACCCGAGCTTGGTGCCATTCCATGTGAGCCTTTTGACGCATCTTCAG CCGTTGCTGCTGCGCCTAAGCTTCTTCGCATATCAAATGTCTCTGAATCTACACGTGGTTGGATGACCTTGGTTCATGTTGTTGAGGCTGATCGTGTCAAGGTTGCTAGCCATGGATCGATTTCGAAGTCGTTCCGTTTATTTCGGTTTGGCGATTCGCAG GGTATTAAAGTGTCTGCCATTGTTTATGATGACAACGTTCCTTGTGTGGATGGGCTTCTTCTTCCATTTAGGAAGTATTATATATCGAATGCTGAGATCCGCCGGCTTGCCGAGCTCCCCCCAGATTGTTTTTATCCCTTTTACTGGGTGATTAATTCTGATACTTCTATTAGAGAGGCTACTGATGTTGGGCTTCCTGTTCTGCCTTTTTATTTTGGCCTGCGCTCTTACGATTCTTTGCACTTTGTTGCTGACACTAATAACCTCATAA ATATCATGGGGGTGGTGGTTAATTCTTTGCCTGCACGGGACGTTTATGTGGAAGGAATCCTTCGCCGTGAGAGAGATATTATTATAGTTGACCAGGG GAAGCGTCCCATCATCTTGACCCTATTTGGTGACTATGAATCTATTGAGGGGCGAGCTATCGAAAATTTAATGCATGCTATGCCTATTATCATTGCTATCAGGGTTAGGGTGACTACAAAAAAAT GTTTGTCTTTGTCGATTCATCCCTCATCTATTGTTCTTGTTTGTCCTGATGTTTTGGAGGCAAAGTTGCTTGAtgcttg GTGTACTGATAACATTTCTGAGTTGGTTCGTTTGGTTTTTGACGAGCGCGCTTACTTGGACCCTACTGTCTTGCTCCCCCCTGTTCGTGATCTCACTGTTACTACCATTGCCGATGTTCTGTCCTGTGACCCCTTC GATTGGGGAAATGCGTGGATTAAGGGCCATGTTGAGGTTGCTTGGCCTTGTGCTCGCTCTTGGCATATGGCATGTCCCCATTGTTATGAACTCTATGATTATGCTACAACCCTTGGAACTCTATGTCTTTCTTGTGGCCTGGGAATATATGCTTTCCCTAG AGCATGGATTAGGCTTACTGTTCATGATGATACTGGGTATGTGAATGTTATTGCGCTGGGCGCTGAAGCTGAGAGGCTAATTGGTGTTAGTGCCGTTTACATGTATGCGTCTACTGATGATGAG AATTTTGCGTTGTACTGCCGTGTGTCTCGGCAAATTAAACGCTCAAAGCTCTTGCTCTACATTAAGCGTTCTACTGATGTGATCAGAACAGAGACCACAACTAGATACACTGTTGTTGCCTGCTACCCAGCTTAG